From Cystobacter fuscus DSM 2262:
GGATACCGAGTTGCTCCAGGTGCAGCCCCGTCGAGAGCCTCTCGATGATGCTCCATTCCCAGATGGGCTGCTCCTCCACCCCGGTGCGCTCCGCCAGCAACCGGCTTCGTTCCCGTGCGAGCGCTCGGGCTCCGCTTCCCCGGAGATCCTCGTTCCAGCCTCGCAGCACCACGCCCAGGTCATAGGCCGGCTCGATGTGCAGCCCGTCCGGATCCACGAACTTGAACTCCGGTCCGGCCTCCTCCCTCGCCAGCAGCAGGTTCCCCTCGTGGGGATCCCCATGCGCGAGGAGCGCCCGGCTCGAGGAGAAGCTCGCGGCCCGGCGCTCGATGTACCGCAGCGCCGTCTCCACCGTCCGCCGGTCGCACGGGCCTCCCAGGCTCCGCCACGTCTCCTCGATGAACCGCGCCAGGCTCTCCGCCTTTTCGGCTCCGTTCATGAGGCGCATCCCGCCCGGCATTGGCATCCATGCGACTCGCAAGGTGTCGCACAGCGCTTCCACCTGGCGGCGCATCGGCCATCCGAGCCCACCCAGCGCGGGGCCCAGCCGCTCCAGCAGCATCGCCCGTCGTTCTTCATCGTGACGGAGCAGCCGCGCGTAGCCTCGCCCTCCGGCGGCTTTCAGCACGCTCGCCTCCGTCCCGCCCGCTGTCGAGCCGGGCAGTCCAATCTTCAGCACGACCTCCTGCCCATCGGCCGTTCGTGCCTCGGAGAGGAAGGCCTCGCTGCCCCCGCTCAGTGGACGTCCCAGGGTGAGTTCCCACTCCCCGCACAGACTCGTGACCACGGCTCCGAGCCCGGCCAGCCAGCTCAGCCCCGCTTCGCCCCCGGCCCGCGCGCGCTGCTCCACCCACTCCGATACCGTCGGCGCTCCCGGATCCACCGCGGGTCCGGCGCGCTCCCGTCGCTCGTCCGGCTCCGTTGTTCGCGGTGGGGGGCTGGTCATTCGCGAACGGTATCAAGTCGTGCCCGGCCCGGCTGAGCTTCCCTCTCCTATACTGTGCGCCGACGTGGGCTGGCCGAGACGGGCCAGCGCCTGGGGCCTGGCCCCGAACAGAAGGAGCCTGCCATGGGAATCACGATGTCTCCGCAAGAGTACGCCACGGCGTTCCGCTTGCTCGCGGCCTCCGCCCGGCACCCCGAAAACATCCAGCAGGTCGTCGAGGAACGAATCCTCCCCCGGCTACCGAAGCAGCCCACGCTGCTGGATGTCGGCGCGGGATCGGGCAAGGTGGCCGAACGACTCGCACCACACTTCAGCTCGCTCACCTTGCTCGAGCCCAATCAGAACCAGATCGCCGGATTCAAGCTCGAGAAGGCGAAAATCCTTCTCGAGCCCCTGGAGCACTACCACTCGCCCGAACGATATGAGCTCGTCGTGTGCTCGCACGTGCTCTACCACGTGCCGCTCTCCGAATGGGGAGCGTTCATCGACAGACTGCTCTCGTTCGTGCGCCCCGGAGGCTCCTGCGTGATCGTCATGGCCGCTGCCCGGGGGCCCACCTACGAGCTGTGTCGCGACTTCTCGGAGACGATGCTGTTTGGCGAGCAGTTGCTCACCACCATGCAACACAAGCGTCTGCCGCACGAGGTACTCCCGACGATGAGCGGGTTCGTGGCGAGGACCTTCGAGGAGATGTACACACTCTGCCGCTTCTTCGTGCTCGAGGGCTGCTTCACGGCGGAGCAGCTCGCCGCCCTGAGCGAGGACGAGGTGCGCGCGCTCGATGCGAGGATTCGCGTGCACGCCGAGCGCTGCCGGGGCGAAGACGGCGTGTATCGCCTGGAGCAGGAGGAGGATCTGATCCTCCTGCCCAGGACGTAGCCCTCCGCCGGGGCCGTCGGCGCCCGCGCTCACTGCGCCAGCGCGTACCCCAGCAACCACTCGGCGCCGCCCAAGCCCTCACAATCGGCTTGGTTGGACGCGAAGTGGTACTGGTCCGTCGCGTTGTAGCAGCGGTACACCGGCAGCGTGCCGGGCTGAGAGTCGCGGTACAGCCACCCGGCGGTACGCAGTCGCGTGTACCCACCGGACGTGCACGTGCCGTCATTGGTGAGCAGATGGTCCGGGTGGCCGGGCCATTGGCTGACGCAGTCCTCCAGCTTGTTGGAGGGCAGCGTCGGGTGGGGCTTCGTCATCACATAGCCCAGGTGCTTGTCATACGCATACGTGCTGAAATTGCCGACCACCGGGGCCGTGGTCGTCCAGCGGTCCTTGGCCGAGGCGTTGTACCAGCGGGACAGGGCAATCCCCACCTGCGGTGTCACGGGCGACGGGGACACGCTCGTCGACACATCGCGGAACACCAGGTAGCGCTTGTCGAAACCCTCCCCCGGTTGGACATAGACGTGGGTGAGCAGGAAGGTGCTGCCCAACTGATTGCTCACGTCGTCGTAGTTCATGACGCTCGGATAGGCGATGAGCTCCGTGGGGGCGGGCCGGTTCCAGTTCTCGTCATCCAGCGGGACGAGCGGCTCGCCCACGGTGGTGAAGTTCACCTTGTCCCGCGAAAAGGACAGCTTCAGCCCGCCGAACCACTTGTCAGAAACCAGCAGCAGGAAGTCCCCATTGGCCGTCCAGCGCCCCGCCGTCACGCCGAGCGAGCCGAGCGACGTGGCATCTCCCCCGAGCCCCGGCTGGCTCCAGACCCCATTGAAGTACTTGAACCAGTTGCCGGGCCCCGGGTTGGAGACCGGAGCGCGCGCCACGATGGTCCGCCAATCCCTGGCGCGAAGGCAGTACGCGTAGAAGTAGCCGTCCTTGCCATCGACGAAGGTGCAATCCCCCTCGCCGGTGATGCTGCCGGCGGCCGGCGCATCCATGCCGGTGATGATCTGCCCCCGCACCGACCAGGAGAGCCCCTCGTCCGTGGACCATGCGTAGGCCATGGACTTGTGCGTCTGCCCCACGCCGTAGTCGCAGGAGCGCTCGGCGTGGATGAAGCCATGCACGCCGCTGGCCACCTTCTCGGTGTCGTTCATCCACTGGCCACACTCGTTGTACGCGCCGGTGGATCCCGGGGACAGCACCCGTCTCCGCGCGCCGCCCGTGGACCAGGGGTCCGTGCCGTCCACGGCGTACGAGGACGCATTCGAGCTGAAACCCCGCCGCTGGCCGCTGGTCAGCTTGATTTCGTTGTAGGGACTGTCCAGCTCGTCGCCCGCGGGGCCCCGGGACACCATCGGGCGTCCGATGCGGATGCTCAGACACTGCGTACAGAAGGACTGCGCCAGGGACTCGCCCGATGGCACGAGTATCCCTCCTACCAGCAGCAAGCCCCAACCGATCTTCGACAGACGTGACATCAAACAGACTCCTCCGTGATTTACAGAGAGGCCAACAGCACGGTGCTTCGGGGCGAAATGCTCTCCCCTCCCTGGAGCACGGCGGCGGCCCTTTCGGGCTCATCGTATGGCCACGGTGCCGCCGCGCCAGTCGGCGGAGCTCCAACGCTGGAAGGCGCCCAGGGCCCCCGGGCTGTCGGCGCTCTTCTCCGGCAGCAAGGTGTCCCGCTTGAGCACCTGGAAGGAGGATTTGATGCGACCCTCCACCAGGGCCTCGCGGGCCACCAGCACGCGCGAGCCATCCGGGGAGAAGCCCGCCAGCTCCACGTAGCCCAGGCTGGGCTCGGTCGCCGCGGGCGCCAGTGCATCCAGCACCCATCCCTCCCCTTCCTGGTGGAAGACCCACAGCTCGGTCCACCCCTCCAGCAGTTGCACCGCCACCGCCACCGCCGAGCCCTGGGCGGACCGCCGCACCGAGCCCGGCCATACCAGCCCGTAGGTGCAGCGCTCGAAGAGGGCGGACCCTGGAGCCTTCGCGTCCGCCAGGCGCAGGCACGTCTCCCCCGGCTGTCCCTTGGAGAGCGCGAGCACCGGCCCGGCCCCTGGCTGCTCCGAGGCAGGCACGGACGCGAAGCGCGAGGCGCCCACCCGCACCGCGGCGGCCACATGGGCGGACTTGTCCTCCTCGGCCAGCTCCGCCTTGAGGACGCTCGCCAGCGATGCCACCGCGCGCTCGCTGGCCTTCGCGCCCCGCTGCGCCTCGCCCCGGCGGGAGAGTTGGTAGGCCAGGGCCGCGAGGACCTCGGCACGGCGCAAGTGGAGCCGGTTGGCCAGGTACGCCGGCAGCCGGCCCGCGTCCACCTGCTCCAGCACCGTGCTCCGCCACTCGTCGAGCGCCTGCCGCTCCAGCGGGTTCATCGCCGGGTCGATGCACTCGGGCCGCGTCAGCGCGAGCGCCGCCCGGAGCCGCATCTCGGGGCTTCCACCGAGCGCCAGCACCCGGCGGAACGCCTCGCCGTCATAGCAGACGCGGGTGCGGCCCTCGCGCTCGAAGCTGACGAGCTTCACCCCATAGCTGGCCACCACGTCGAGGTGCGCCGCCAGGGACGTGTCATTGTTCCTATGGGAGGTGGCCCGGCGGGCGAGCCGGTCCGCCAGCGTGCCCAGTGCGTCGAAGAGCTCCGGCCCCACCTGGGAGGCCGGTGCCGCGCGCAAGAGCGCCGCCGCGTAGCCGATGCCCAGCGCCTCCGCGCCCGGCGTGTCCCGGAGGAACTCCACCACCGCCTGGAGCCGGGGCACGCTCGCCTCGTCGAGGTGGATGACGCGCACCTGATGCTCGCGCACATAGCCGGGGCGCTCGCGGCGGTGGTCGTAGACCTGGATGAACCCCTGCCTTTCTCCTCGGACCTCCAGCCACTCGCCCTGCCAGAGGGTGGCCTGGCGGGGAGCGGAGTCCTGCGACGCGGCGCGCAGGGGCGCCTGGTCCTGCACCACGAGGGCGATGGCGACGAGCGTGGCGAGCATGTTCCTACTCCTCGGAGCCGGTGGTGTCGGAGTCCGTGTTCTCGGAGACCGCGGATTGAGCCAGGGACGCGCCCTTCGACGAGCCGCCCGCGTACCGGGCCTCCTGGGGCTGTCCCAACAGGTTGCCGGCGATGAACCCGCCCGCCTGGGGCGGAGCGATGATGACTTGAATCTTGTCGGACAGCTTGTCCGCGAGCGTCTTCTGGATGAGCAGCGGGTTGCGGCTGATCAGCTCGGCGTCGCGAGCGAGCTGCTCGGAGGAGGCCTTGCCGGTGACATCCACGCGGTAGGCATCGGCCTCGGCGAGCTTGCGCCGGGCATCCGCCTCGCCGGCGGCCTCGATGCGGTGGGCCTCGGCCTCGGCGCTGGCCTGGGTGAGGCGGGAGACCTTGGCGGCTTCGGCCTCCAGGCGCCGCTGTTCGATCTCCTTCTCCTTGAAGGGCAGGACGTGGCGCATGGCCTCCGCCTTCGCCTTGGCGGCGATGATCTCCTCGTTGCCGGCGGCCTCGGCGGCCTTCTCGCGCCGGACCTTGTCGGCCTCGGCCTCGAGCGCGGACTGCTTCACCTGCTTGTCCTTGAGCTCGAGCGTGTAGCGCATCTTCTCCGCGTTCAGCTCCTCGGCGAGCAGCGCCTCCATGCCGGTACGGTACTGCTGGGGCAGGTCCACGTTGCCCAGCGTGACCGAGCGGACGATGACGCCATCGGCGGCCAGCAGGGGCGAGAGTTCGGCGGAGACGTCCTGCTGGATCTTCACCCGATGGGTCGAGAAGATCTCCCGGACCGTGTGCTGGGCGAAGTGGCGGCGGAGCACGCCGTCGATGACCGGCTCGACGAGGTCCCGGCCGATGTCCTCGGGAAGCCGCGCGGCCAGGGCGGGGATCCGCTCCGGGTCGAGCACGTAGCGGATGGTGACCTCGACGCCGATGGACAGGCCCTCGACGGACTGGAAGGGGGCCGGATCCGTGGCGCGGGTGCTCCGGGTGGGCTGGTAGCTCTGGTCCTTCAGGCTGTAGCGGCTCAGCCGGTGGACTCGCGGCACCAGGACGGCCCAGCCCTCGCGCAGCTCGGCGACCTTGCCGGTGAACCGGTTGACCCGGATGCCCACCTCGCCCGGCTCGATCATGCACACGGGCTGGGCGGCCACCACGCCCGCCACCATCCCCGTCACCGCCAGCCCGGCCATCACCCGGCGCCCGCGCTCGGCATAGATGAGCCACCGGACCCGGCTCACCATCCCGCGCGTCGCCTCACCGGCCAGGGAGCTCATCTTCCGGAGGAACTCGCCCCGCTTCTCCTCGCCGTGCTTGCGCTGCTCCTGCTGCTGCGTCTCGTTCTGATGCTGCTCGTTCATGAGTGCCCTCTCGGAAGGA
This genomic window contains:
- a CDS encoding prohibitin family protein — protein: MNEQHQNETQQQEQRKHGEEKRGEFLRKMSSLAGEATRGMVSRVRWLIYAERGRRVMAGLAVTGMVAGVVAAQPVCMIEPGEVGIRVNRFTGKVAELREGWAVLVPRVHRLSRYSLKDQSYQPTRSTRATDPAPFQSVEGLSIGVEVTIRYVLDPERIPALAARLPEDIGRDLVEPVIDGVLRRHFAQHTVREIFSTHRVKIQQDVSAELSPLLAADGVIVRSVTLGNVDLPQQYRTGMEALLAEELNAEKMRYTLELKDKQVKQSALEAEADKVRREKAAEAAGNEEIIAAKAKAEAMRHVLPFKEKEIEQRRLEAEAAKVSRLTQASAEAEAHRIEAAGEADARRKLAEADAYRVDVTGKASSEQLARDAELISRNPLLIQKTLADKLSDKIQVIIAPPQAGGFIAGNLLGQPQEARYAGGSSKGASLAQSAVSENTDSDTTGSEE
- a CDS encoding aminoglycoside phosphotransferase family protein, which gives rise to MTSPPPRTTEPDERRERAGPAVDPGAPTVSEWVEQRARAGGEAGLSWLAGLGAVVTSLCGEWELTLGRPLSGGSEAFLSEARTADGQEVVLKIGLPGSTAGGTEASVLKAAGGRGYARLLRHDEERRAMLLERLGPALGGLGWPMRRQVEALCDTLRVAWMPMPGGMRLMNGAEKAESLARFIEETWRSLGGPCDRRTVETALRYIERRAASFSSSRALLAHGDPHEGNLLLAREEAGPEFKFVDPDGLHIEPAYDLGVVLRGWNEDLRGSGARALARERSRLLAERTGVEEQPIWEWSIIERLSTGLHLEQLGIRELAREYLGTADALSGSESP
- a CDS encoding class I SAM-dependent methyltransferase encodes the protein MGITMSPQEYATAFRLLAASARHPENIQQVVEERILPRLPKQPTLLDVGAGSGKVAERLAPHFSSLTLLEPNQNQIAGFKLEKAKILLEPLEHYHSPERYELVVCSHVLYHVPLSEWGAFIDRLLSFVRPGGSCVIVMAAARGPTYELCRDFSETMLFGEQLLTTMQHKRLPHEVLPTMSGFVARTFEEMYTLCRFFVLEGCFTAEQLAALSEDEVRALDARIRVHAERCRGEDGVYRLEQEEDLILLPRT